A DNA window from Niabella yanshanensis contains the following coding sequences:
- a CDS encoding RagB/SusD family nutrient uptake outer membrane protein: protein MQHKKYTIYTFLLSGLFSVSLASCKKFLDVEPKTATSDLVTIVDEASARTAVRGIYNQLESNDYYGFNFPLLGNLSGDNVQYTGSQAVNRTLTTHTVRADLGPLAVVWTSIYNTINRANNVIEKVPALSTTTTFTETVRNQLTGEAHFLRALAYFDLVRTWGGVQLILTPTQSAGTIGNVVRSSTQETYARILKDLEAAENLLPGTTNRIRATKKTVWALRARYHLYVKEWAAAIDYAGRLINDTENYSLPTPYNSFFANNASNTRESIFELYYNTTVTNTQAYNWQPSARGGIGWVRPADEFATLLSNAAIAGDRTQLLINVPANGIATWYGNLYYRTNGTDPAYIIRLAELYLIRAEARASLPTPDITGAREDLNKIRNRASLASLSLNTAAELLMAIENENRYEFAFENHRWYDLVRTGRAQAVLGITDATKLLLPIPYSQILVDGSLTQNPGYGN from the coding sequence ATGCAACATAAAAAATACACTATCTATACTTTCCTTCTGTCAGGCCTTTTTTCTGTTTCCCTGGCGTCCTGCAAAAAGTTCCTGGATGTAGAACCCAAAACAGCAACTTCTGACCTGGTAACGATCGTGGATGAAGCCTCGGCCCGAACAGCTGTCAGGGGTATTTATAACCAGTTAGAGTCAAACGATTATTATGGTTTTAACTTTCCGTTACTGGGCAATCTTTCCGGAGATAACGTACAGTACACGGGCAGCCAGGCCGTGAACAGAACATTGACCACACATACCGTAAGAGCAGATCTCGGCCCTTTAGCCGTGGTGTGGACAAGCATTTATAATACGATTAACAGGGCCAACAATGTGATAGAGAAAGTACCTGCTTTGAGTACCACCACTACCTTCACCGAAACAGTAAGAAACCAGCTTACAGGCGAAGCGCATTTTTTACGTGCGCTCGCTTATTTCGACCTGGTAAGAACCTGGGGTGGTGTGCAGTTGATTCTTACACCCACCCAATCTGCAGGAACTATTGGTAATGTAGTCAGGAGCTCAACCCAGGAAACCTACGCCCGGATATTGAAGGACCTGGAAGCTGCAGAGAATTTATTGCCTGGCACCACCAACAGGATACGCGCTACCAAAAAAACGGTGTGGGCCTTGAGAGCCCGCTACCATTTATATGTAAAGGAATGGGCGGCAGCTATCGATTATGCAGGCCGGCTGATTAACGACACCGAAAATTACAGTTTACCAACTCCTTATAATTCTTTTTTCGCCAATAATGCATCCAACACCCGCGAGTCGATCTTTGAGTTGTATTATAATACCACTGTTACCAATACGCAGGCCTATAACTGGCAACCTTCAGCCAGAGGAGGGATAGGATGGGTAAGGCCAGCAGATGAATTCGCAACGTTATTAAGTAATGCAGCTATAGCAGGTGACAGAACACAATTACTCATCAACGTTCCTGCCAACGGCATCGCTACCTGGTACGGTAATCTGTATTACAGAACCAATGGCACAGACCCTGCTTATATCATTCGTTTGGCAGAATTATACCTGATCAGGGCCGAGGCCAGAGCCAGTCTGCCGACTCCGGATATAACAGGTGCCCGTGAAGATTTAAACAAAATAAGAAACAGAGCGAGCCTGGCTTCTCTTTCGTTAAATACGGCTGCTGAGTTATTAATGGCTATTGAAAATGAAAACAGGTATGAATTTGCGTTTGAAAATCACCGCTGGTATGACCTGGTGAGAACGGGCCGGGCGCAGGCGGTATTGGGTATTACTGACGCGACCAAACTGCTGCTCCCTATTCCTTATTCACAAATACTGGTTGACGGCAGCCTCACGCAGAATCCCGGATATGGTAATTAA
- a CDS encoding AraC family transcriptional regulator codes for MAENNNKDTVKKKDGFKGQRAIVLPRQVIQACKDQQLLSNLYITDIGYYPKAAFHFRERNQGSNQHILIYCTSGRGWALVDDNKMHVKEGEYLVIPAGVKHRYGADEDQPWSIYWAHFNGWSAANFIDLLLKNCTGYVGSAIYNEKRTALFNDIYRTLESGYSIDHLFYLNMMFSSYLGTFCFPQFLNPPYKEDKSKIDIVVEYMQEHIMETVVLKDLASLIHMSSSHFSAMFKNKTGHPPLEYFNHLKIQKACQYLEFTDMPVKELCYTLGWEDPFYFSRLFSKYMGESPLHYRKRKRFL; via the coding sequence ATGGCTGAGAACAATAATAAGGATACCGTTAAAAAGAAAGATGGCTTTAAGGGCCAGAGAGCTATTGTATTACCACGCCAGGTGATTCAGGCGTGCAAAGACCAGCAGTTGTTATCCAATCTTTACATTACGGATATTGGCTATTACCCTAAAGCTGCTTTTCATTTTCGCGAGCGCAACCAGGGCAGTAATCAGCATATTTTGATTTATTGCACCAGCGGAAGAGGGTGGGCCCTGGTAGATGACAATAAAATGCATGTTAAGGAAGGGGAGTATTTAGTGATACCAGCTGGTGTAAAACACAGGTATGGAGCCGATGAAGATCAACCCTGGTCTATATACTGGGCTCACTTTAATGGTTGGTCAGCGGCTAACTTCATCGACCTGTTGCTAAAGAACTGCACCGGTTACGTAGGTAGCGCCATCTATAATGAAAAACGTACCGCACTATTTAACGATATATACCGCACACTGGAATCTGGTTACAGTATTGACCACCTGTTTTACCTGAACATGATGTTTTCCAGTTATCTCGGCACTTTTTGCTTTCCACAGTTTTTAAATCCTCCTTATAAAGAAGACAAAAGTAAGATCGATATTGTGGTTGAGTATATGCAGGAGCATATTATGGAAACGGTAGTGTTAAAAGATCTGGCCTCTTTGATTCATATGTCATCCTCCCATTTCTCTGCCATGTTTAAAAATAAGACCGGTCATCCCCCGCTCGAGTATTTTAATCATCTGAAAATTCAAAAAGCATGTCAGTACCTTGAGTTTACCGACATGCCTGTGAAAGAACTTTGCTATACATTGGGTTGGGAAGATCCTTTTTATTTTTCCCGTTTATTTAGTAAGTATATGGGGGAGTCGCCGTTGCATTATCGAAAGCGCAAGCGTTTTTTATAA
- a CDS encoding tetratricopeptide repeat protein — translation MMEVKAWKEKTIIPTYKIGNPDKNPMFLEKRVYQGSSGVVYPYQVIDKVYDEKEDKAWTALYLENEYIKVMILPELGGRIQMAYDKTNDYHFVYYNRVIKPALVGLTGPWISGGIEFNWPQHHRPTTFDATDYYISENKDGSKTVWVNEYEMMFGTKCALGFTLYPDKAYIELHAKLYNRTPFPQTFLWWANPAVSVDEHYQSVFPPDVHAVFDHGKRDVSSFPVATGTYYKVDYSPGTDISVYTNIPVPTSYMAVNSQFDFVGGYHHQKKAGLMHIANHHISPGKKQWTWGCGDFGRAWDKQLTDEDGPYFELMCGMYTDNQPDFGWIMPNEAREFKQYFMPYKNIGYVKNASIDAMVNMDVVDNRIEVQVYTTSEQAVIIQLHQENDQLFEESAILSPTKTYYNTLNITQADPASLRLVVSDIYGKELISYTPVTKQGEPLPDPASPISLPAEIDTIEGLFLAGHHLEQYRHATYNPIDYYDEGLRRDGTDIRCNNAKGLWLLRRGAFNEAEVYLRKAAEKTHRHNPNPYDSEPMYNLALCLKYQEQYDEAYNLFFKSCWSAAQQDVAYLQAAYIDARRIQWKAVLELSEKSLLRNYNSLRARHLKTIAFRKANKIAEAIELCHQTLQIDAFDFGTHYELALCHYQQGQQALAEATIQRLKDMMQQRVYTFTEIAHQYAEAGLWQEAIAFLELCDSTDALISYYKGYYELRAARPEAASLHFNQASGEEIETGFINRIEDVLVLQSAVAFNREDYKAWYHLGNYYYAKQMYAAARETWENAISINPAFPTALRNLGIAYFNKFDKKPEALELYQQAFAADETDARILFELDQLKKRFRVAPGERCTFLEQHIELVYQRDDLLIEFISLQTLTGNTDKALEMIHGHHFHPWEGGEGKVSTQYIANLILQSRKALLNDDNEEAISLLNRARVYPDNLGEGKIFGAQENDIFYWLGCAYEQQGDPVKAREYWETAAIGLDEPTPAIYYNDQQPDKIYYQGLALKKLGKAAAAAQKFQKLIDYAKAHENDHIRIDFFAVSLPDLMIFDDDLDTKNKIHCYYLAGLGNLGFGNCSEARQYFNQVIDMDPVHLGAVIHLPQQEPASL, via the coding sequence ATGATGGAAGTAAAAGCCTGGAAGGAAAAAACAATCATCCCCACCTATAAAATAGGCAATCCAGATAAAAACCCCATGTTCCTGGAGAAACGGGTATACCAGGGCAGCAGCGGCGTGGTATATCCTTACCAGGTTATTGACAAAGTGTATGATGAAAAAGAAGATAAAGCATGGACGGCTTTGTACCTGGAAAATGAATACATCAAAGTAATGATATTACCGGAACTGGGTGGTCGTATACAAATGGCTTACGATAAAACCAATGACTATCATTTTGTTTACTACAACCGTGTCATCAAACCGGCATTAGTGGGTTTAACCGGTCCCTGGATCAGCGGCGGTATTGAATTCAACTGGCCTCAGCACCACCGCCCTACTACATTTGATGCAACAGACTATTATATTTCAGAGAATAAAGACGGAAGTAAAACAGTTTGGGTAAATGAATATGAAATGATGTTTGGAACCAAATGTGCTTTAGGTTTTACTTTATACCCCGATAAAGCTTACATAGAATTGCACGCCAAACTATACAACCGCACCCCTTTTCCCCAAACATTTTTATGGTGGGCGAACCCGGCAGTATCGGTCGACGAGCATTATCAAAGTGTGTTTCCGCCAGATGTACATGCCGTTTTTGACCATGGTAAAAGAGACGTCAGCTCCTTCCCCGTTGCTACCGGTACTTATTATAAAGTCGATTATTCGCCAGGCACTGATATATCGGTGTACACCAACATTCCTGTTCCAACTTCTTATATGGCAGTTAACAGCCAGTTCGATTTTGTAGGCGGATACCATCATCAAAAAAAAGCCGGCCTCATGCATATCGCCAATCACCATATCAGTCCGGGTAAAAAACAATGGACCTGGGGTTGTGGCGATTTCGGCAGGGCCTGGGACAAGCAGCTTACTGATGAAGATGGACCCTACTTTGAATTGATGTGTGGCATGTATACAGATAACCAGCCCGACTTTGGCTGGATCATGCCCAATGAGGCCAGGGAGTTCAAACAATATTTCATGCCCTATAAAAATATAGGCTATGTAAAAAACGCGTCGATAGATGCCATGGTAAATATGGATGTTGTTGACAACCGTATTGAAGTTCAGGTATACACTACCAGTGAACAGGCCGTGATCATTCAACTACACCAGGAAAACGATCAACTGTTTGAGGAATCAGCAATACTCTCTCCCACAAAAACCTATTATAATACCCTCAACATAACCCAAGCCGATCCAGCTTCTTTACGACTGGTAGTTTCGGACATATATGGTAAAGAGCTGATATCCTATACCCCTGTAACCAAACAGGGAGAACCGCTTCCGGATCCGGCCAGCCCGATTTCATTACCCGCAGAGATTGATACTATCGAAGGACTATTTTTAGCGGGCCACCACCTTGAACAATACAGGCACGCGACCTACAACCCTATCGATTATTATGATGAGGGGTTAAGGAGAGACGGCACCGACATACGCTGCAATAATGCCAAAGGATTATGGCTACTGCGTCGCGGAGCTTTTAATGAAGCTGAAGTCTATCTCAGGAAAGCGGCTGAAAAGACCCACCGGCATAATCCTAATCCCTATGACAGCGAACCCATGTATAACCTGGCACTATGCCTGAAATACCAGGAGCAATATGACGAAGCCTATAACCTGTTCTTTAAAAGTTGCTGGAGCGCTGCCCAACAGGATGTAGCGTATTTGCAGGCCGCTTATATAGATGCCCGTCGTATTCAATGGAAGGCTGTACTTGAACTATCAGAAAAATCTCTGTTAAGAAATTACAATAGCCTTCGTGCAAGGCATTTAAAAACGATCGCTTTTCGTAAAGCTAATAAAATAGCTGAAGCCATTGAATTATGTCATCAAACATTACAGATTGATGCCTTTGACTTTGGAACCCATTATGAGCTGGCCCTATGTCATTATCAGCAGGGTCAGCAGGCTTTGGCGGAAGCGACTATACAGCGGTTAAAAGATATGATGCAACAACGTGTGTATACTTTTACAGAAATTGCTCACCAATATGCGGAAGCCGGCTTGTGGCAGGAAGCAATAGCTTTCCTGGAGCTCTGTGACAGCACAGATGCGCTCATTTCTTACTACAAGGGCTATTACGAACTGCGGGCCGCCCGCCCTGAAGCGGCCAGCCTCCATTTTAACCAGGCATCGGGGGAAGAGATAGAGACCGGTTTTATTAACCGGATCGAAGATGTATTGGTGTTACAATCGGCGGTTGCATTCAACCGGGAAGATTATAAAGCCTGGTACCACCTGGGCAATTATTATTATGCCAAACAGATGTATGCAGCGGCCCGGGAAACATGGGAAAACGCGATCTCTATCAATCCTGCTTTTCCTACCGCCTTAAGAAATTTGGGCATCGCTTATTTTAATAAGTTTGACAAAAAGCCTGAAGCGCTCGAATTATACCAACAGGCATTCGCTGCGGATGAAACTGATGCCCGCATTTTATTTGAACTGGATCAACTCAAAAAGCGCTTCCGGGTTGCTCCGGGAGAAAGGTGCACTTTCCTGGAACAACATATCGAACTGGTTTATCAGCGGGATGACTTACTGATCGAATTCATCAGCCTACAAACCCTTACGGGTAATACGGACAAAGCTCTGGAAATGATCCACGGACATCATTTTCATCCCTGGGAAGGAGGTGAAGGAAAAGTATCAACGCAATACATCGCCAACCTCATTTTGCAGAGTCGCAAAGCACTATTAAATGATGATAATGAGGAAGCCATCTCATTATTAAACCGTGCACGCGTTTATCCCGACAACCTGGGAGAAGGAAAAATATTTGGCGCACAGGAAAATGACATCTTCTATTGGCTGGGATGCGCCTATGAGCAACAAGGCGATCCTGTCAAAGCTCGTGAATACTGGGAGACGGCGGCAATAGGCCTGGATGAACCTACCCCGGCTATTTATTATAACGATCAGCAACCTGATAAAATATACTACCAGGGATTGGCTTTAAAGAAATTAGGAAAAGCAGCGGCGGCTGCGCAAAAATTTCAGAAATTGATTGACTATGCCAAAGCCCACGAAAACGATCATATCCGTATCGACTTCTTCGCAGTATCATTACCCGACCTGATGATCTTCGATGACGACCTGGATACGAAAAATAAAATACATTGCTATTATCTGGCAGGGCTGGGAAACCTGGGTTTCGGCAACTGCAGCGAAGCGAGACAATACTTCAATCAGGTTATTGATATGGATCCCGTTCATTTGGGTGCCGTTATCCATTTACCTCAACAAGAGCCGGCATCTTTATAA
- a CDS encoding SusC/RagA family TonB-linked outer membrane protein encodes MSNQTNISFYRILLCVLLFSLNQVAKAQNAPTVNSILEGTVADEATNQPLEGANIAIEGVTNQTTTDAKGHFELRTGQKFPYNIIITFIGYERKVILANGSPVHVKLTPAKSQLDDVVVVGYGTQRRSDVVGSIAKINAGEVNKIPVASFDAQIQGKAAGLQVITNSGVPGESVFLRLRGTTSINSSSDPLYIIDGVFLNNTSLQTTNLGGRNSSPLADINPADIESIELLKDASATAIYGSRGANGVVIVTTKKGNYGSKTKVDINVSNGWVEADKSVLPDLISGPEAATLVNEYWMNSGQAAQSPFRPVSQGGLGAPEEQQTYDRLAFLLRKGYIQDYNIGIQGGSNNSRYYLGAGYTDQDAFFKVIGFNRASIKFNFDQQLSKKIKIGLTNSISRSYRNQARLGDGPQGRLWGSAITGSTYSPTHDASGALIGLENTYSLVDNYDVNTVSLRYVGSAFAEFNILEGLKFRSSISTDYNLYDEYQYWNSGTSIGSAVNGKAIESVTQNNAWINEQVLTYNKKINAHNITVLLGNTLQSNTLKYTYAEGNGFANANYKLISSAASTLASDRWTRHTIASYFGRIGYSFEDKYFAEASFRSDASSKFGKNNRRGYFPAIGASWRIKKENFLSDVSWISDLKLRASYGITGNQAGIDDFAARGLWSGGSPYADVSGTPLAGIGPLQLGNDDLRWEKTAQTSLGLDASFFRDRLSITFDVYNKYTSDLLLQRPVPASSGFSVYWANVGEVSNKGYELTINSTNIRNENFNWTTSFNISGNRNRIEKLPTQITQYTRDWVILKEGYSLNSFWLYEQLRVDPQTGNPVFDGQDENGVVTAEDRKILHNFYPRFYGGLTNSIRFRQFDLGALFSFQYGSYALNLQRFFLERNPGTGANATLLKRWQKPGDITDVPRLTSAGYNYTLDQNSRYLEDASFLRLKQLSAGYSLPKSLVEKARLNNVRLYFVAANLFILTKYTGDPETSVTSNPNAQGLGGFGTPPQPRSFQFGLNVTF; translated from the coding sequence ATGAGCAATCAAACAAACATTTCTTTTTATCGTATACTTCTATGTGTACTGTTATTTTCACTCAACCAGGTGGCGAAGGCGCAGAATGCCCCAACGGTTAATTCTATTCTGGAAGGGACGGTTGCGGATGAGGCAACCAACCAACCTCTGGAAGGAGCCAATATTGCTATTGAGGGTGTTACCAACCAAACCACCACCGATGCAAAGGGGCACTTTGAGCTGCGTACCGGGCAAAAATTTCCCTACAACATTATAATAACTTTTATTGGCTATGAGAGAAAAGTTATTTTGGCAAATGGTTCACCGGTACATGTAAAACTAACTCCAGCTAAAAGCCAGCTGGATGATGTAGTGGTAGTAGGTTATGGGACCCAGCGTAGATCTGATGTGGTAGGCTCTATTGCAAAGATCAATGCAGGCGAAGTAAACAAAATTCCGGTAGCCAGTTTTGATGCGCAGATACAGGGTAAGGCTGCAGGCCTGCAGGTGATTACCAACTCGGGCGTTCCCGGGGAAAGTGTTTTCCTTCGTTTACGGGGTACTACTTCTATCAACTCAAGCAGTGATCCATTATACATAATTGACGGGGTGTTCTTAAACAATACAAGCTTACAAACTACCAACCTGGGTGGAAGAAACAGTTCGCCCTTAGCGGATATTAATCCTGCAGATATAGAATCGATTGAGTTGCTTAAAGATGCATCGGCTACGGCTATATACGGTTCACGTGGAGCCAATGGCGTAGTGATCGTTACTACCAAAAAAGGTAACTATGGAAGTAAAACCAAGGTAGATATTAATGTTTCGAATGGATGGGTAGAAGCTGATAAGTCGGTATTGCCCGACCTGATATCCGGGCCGGAAGCGGCAACCCTGGTAAACGAGTATTGGATGAATTCGGGACAAGCAGCTCAAAGCCCTTTTAGGCCCGTATCGCAGGGAGGTTTAGGTGCCCCCGAAGAACAGCAAACCTATGATCGCCTGGCGTTTTTATTAAGAAAAGGATATATCCAGGACTACAATATTGGTATCCAGGGCGGCAGTAACAATTCAAGATATTACCTGGGTGCAGGCTATACTGATCAGGATGCTTTCTTTAAAGTGATTGGCTTTAACAGGGCCAGTATCAAGTTTAATTTTGATCAGCAGTTATCGAAGAAAATTAAGATTGGATTGACCAACAGTATTTCGCGGAGTTACCGCAACCAGGCTCGTTTAGGTGATGGTCCACAGGGACGTTTATGGGGTTCGGCTATTACCGGATCTACTTATAGTCCAACGCATGATGCTTCAGGTGCCTTGATCGGCCTGGAAAATACTTATTCATTGGTAGATAATTATGATGTGAATACCGTCAGCCTTCGCTATGTAGGAAGTGCTTTCGCGGAGTTTAATATACTGGAAGGGCTGAAGTTTAGATCAAGCATCAGTACCGATTATAATTTGTATGATGAGTATCAATACTGGAACAGCGGCACCTCTATTGGCTCCGCAGTTAACGGTAAAGCTATTGAATCAGTAACGCAAAATAATGCCTGGATCAACGAGCAGGTATTAACCTATAACAAAAAGATCAACGCACACAATATCACGGTTTTGTTAGGAAACACTTTGCAGAGCAATACGCTGAAATATACATATGCAGAGGGTAATGGCTTTGCTAATGCCAATTATAAGCTGATTTCTTCAGCAGCCTCAACATTAGCCAGCGACCGGTGGACCAGGCATACCATTGCTTCTTACTTCGGACGTATCGGTTATTCTTTTGAAGATAAATATTTTGCTGAAGCCAGCTTCAGGTCAGACGCGTCTTCCAAATTTGGTAAGAACAATCGAAGAGGTTATTTCCCGGCGATTGGCGCTTCCTGGAGAATAAAGAAAGAAAATTTCCTGAGCGATGTGTCATGGATCAGCGATCTTAAGCTAAGAGCCTCTTATGGTATTACCGGTAACCAGGCGGGAATCGATGATTTTGCTGCAAGAGGTTTATGGTCCGGAGGAAGTCCTTACGCCGATGTGTCGGGCACTCCTTTAGCAGGCATCGGTCCTTTGCAGCTAGGTAATGACGATTTGCGTTGGGAAAAAACGGCGCAAACCAGCCTGGGGCTGGATGCCTCGTTTTTCCGCGATCGGTTGAGTATCACTTTTGACGTATACAATAAATATACTTCAGATCTTTTGCTGCAACGGCCGGTTCCCGCATCTTCAGGATTTTCGGTGTATTGGGCTAATGTTGGAGAGGTAAGTAATAAAGGTTACGAGCTAACGATCAATTCGACCAATATCAGGAATGAAAATTTTAACTGGACAACCAGCTTTAATATTTCGGGTAACCGAAACAGGATCGAAAAATTACCTACGCAGATCACGCAATACACAAGAGATTGGGTGATATTGAAAGAAGGTTATTCTTTAAACTCCTTCTGGTTGTATGAACAACTACGCGTAGATCCTCAAACCGGAAACCCGGTATTTGATGGACAGGATGAGAATGGCGTGGTAACCGCGGAAGACAGGAAGATCCTGCACAACTTCTATCCCAGGTTTTATGGCGGGTTAACCAACAGCATCAGATTTAGACAGTTTGACTTAGGGGCGCTCTTTTCCTTCCAGTATGGCAGCTATGCATTGAACCTGCAACGCTTCTTCCTGGAGCGTAATCCTGGCACCGGTGCGAATGCCACTTTGTTAAAAAGATGGCAGAAACCCGGAGATATAACGGATGTACCCAGGTTAACATCAGCCGGTTACAATTATACTTTAGATCAGAACAGCCGTTACCTGGAAGACGCCTCCTTTTTAAGATTAAAGCAGTTGTCAGCCGGTTATTCATTGCCAAAGTCATTGGTGGAAAAAGCGAGGTTAAACAATGTTCGCCTTTACTTTGTAGCAGCTAATCTTTTCATCTTAACCAAATATACCGGCGATCCCGAAACAAGTGTTACTTCTAATCCCAACGCACAGGGGCTTGGCGGGTTTGGAACTCCTCCCCAGCCGCGCAGCTTTCAGTTTGGTCTCAATGTGACATTCTAG
- a CDS encoding sugar porter family MFS transporter, protein MDQQKFNNGYIIGISFISALGGYLFGFDFAVIAGALPFLKEQFHFDEVQEGIATATLAIGCIVGCIIAGSLSDRYGRKKGLMLSATIFLLSSLAMAFSHSSTTFIAARFFAGIGVGIASVLSPMYIAEIAPASMRGRLVAINQMTVVIGIFVTNLVNYSLRNEGPEAWRWMVGLGAIPSFLFLSGVLLLPESPHWLINRSKVEKARAILSKIGGSHYAGTTTESIRASLQQGPSSGFSQLLHKTVLPAVIVGMGLAIFQQLCGINVVFNYTSTIFESVGFNQDDQLKQMVFIGLVNMVCTALAMWQVDKLGRKPLMLFGAISLTLLYIISALLLQRQSAAASWSLLAAIGIYAMTLAPVTWILISEIFPNKVRSKATSVAIIALWVSYALLTFTFPIMARRMGTYTPFYIYAAICLAGYVFVKIKVKETTGKSLEEMDHIFSGH, encoded by the coding sequence ATGGACCAACAGAAATTCAACAACGGCTATATCATCGGGATATCTTTTATATCGGCTTTAGGCGGATACTTATTCGGGTTCGATTTCGCCGTTATCGCCGGAGCGCTCCCTTTTTTAAAAGAACAATTTCATTTTGATGAAGTGCAGGAAGGTATTGCTACCGCTACACTGGCAATAGGCTGTATAGTTGGATGCATTATTGCAGGTAGTTTATCTGACAGGTATGGAAGGAAAAAAGGTTTGATGTTATCTGCAACCATTTTCCTGCTTTCTTCATTGGCCATGGCCTTCAGCCATAGCAGTACCACCTTTATAGCTGCCCGCTTCTTTGCCGGTATAGGAGTGGGCATAGCCTCCGTACTTTCCCCGATGTATATTGCTGAGATAGCCCCGGCATCTATGCGGGGCAGGCTGGTAGCCATCAACCAGATGACCGTGGTAATCGGGATATTCGTTACCAACCTCGTTAATTACAGCTTGCGTAATGAAGGCCCCGAAGCCTGGCGGTGGATGGTAGGATTGGGAGCTATTCCTTCTTTCTTATTTCTTTCGGGTGTGCTACTGTTACCGGAAAGTCCGCATTGGCTGATCAACCGCTCAAAAGTTGAAAAGGCACGCGCTATTTTATCCAAAATAGGCGGAAGCCATTACGCAGGCACCACCACGGAGTCCATCAGGGCTTCACTACAACAGGGCCCTTCATCCGGTTTTTCCCAATTACTTCATAAAACGGTGCTCCCGGCAGTTATTGTGGGTATGGGGCTCGCTATTTTTCAGCAGCTATGCGGCATTAATGTAGTCTTCAATTATACATCAACTATTTTCGAAAGCGTAGGCTTTAACCAGGATGATCAGCTTAAACAAATGGTATTTATCGGTCTAGTTAACATGGTTTGTACAGCGCTCGCCATGTGGCAGGTAGATAAGCTCGGCCGTAAACCCCTGATGTTATTTGGAGCTATAAGCCTTACACTGCTTTATATCATCAGCGCCCTGCTCCTGCAACGGCAGTCAGCAGCGGCTTCCTGGTCTTTACTGGCAGCAATAGGCATATATGCCATGACATTGGCTCCCGTAACATGGATATTGATATCGGAAATCTTCCCCAATAAGGTGCGTAGTAAGGCTACATCCGTTGCCATCATTGCCTTATGGGTTTCTTATGCCCTGCTAACCTTTACATTTCCCATAATGGCCAGGCGAATGGGTACTTACACCCCTTTCTATATATATGCCGCCATATGCCTTGCAGGATATGTGTTTGTAAAAATAAAAGTCAAAGAAACCACGGGTAAGTCTTTAGAGGAAATGGATCATATTTTTTCGGGGCACTAA